GCAACATTTCTCATTTTAGATTTTAGCATGTTATGATTTTCTTGGTCATTTGACTCTCTTTCCAGTCCAAAACATCAACTGGGCATTTGATTTTCTGCGGCCAATGCAGCCCCCAGCGGGACTTCCCTAAAGGCGTGTCTGAATGTGTCCTTTGATTTTCAATCCGAAGGCAATTAGGATCATCAATTAGGAAGGCAGCTGTAAGTATAGAGTAGCTTTTGAGTTCCTGAATTTGTAGTATTTGAAATGCCATCAGGTCTAATCTAGTCATCATTCATCCGTGTCTCAGTTGTTTTAATTGATTGAGTGATGAAGAAATCCAAGGCCAGATTTAAGGGCTTGGCTCAAAAGAAGAAGCCGTCCCTCCTCTGTCATTGCTCCGTTGGAGGAACCCAAAAGAAAGAATATGATAAACAGAGCCAAGTAGGAGCAGTGCATTTATGATTTATACCTCGGAAATGAGTTATTATTTCTCTTTGCATAAACAGtcctgccaaaaaaaaaaagcgaatTCTGGGTCCCGGAAGCGACTGCTAGCAGTAACAACAAACTATATGTCCCCACGATTAAATTTATTTCTCAAGAAAATGAGAAGGTGGAAGTGATGATTTGAAGGAGGATAAGCGTAAAATCCATTCCGATTTGGACACAACAGGCAAACGGCATCCACTCTATCGCTTTCGGCCACGGATGGAGAAATTAGCGAGCGAGCAAGCAGCAGTATTGGTAGCGGCCACATACGACAAGTCAAATGGTCGCAGACTACCACAAATGTCGCAAAGCAAAATGGGCAAAAAACCCAATATGGGGTCTTGAAAAACAGCCTTTCACCTACCGTGCAATTGAAGATCGAAGAATGGGTGGGTACCACGTAAAACAAAGACCAGACGAATATCTTTCACAATCACTAAGAAGAATAACAAAGACCAAAGAGCGCATTCTAGCCACATAACATTGAATAGTTTTAGGAATATGATGAGGAGAACAACAAAATCAAGCCGTAGTTATATACGGGCATCAAATTCAAAGTAAAACAAATCGAAGCAAAGTGATTCCATCGATCGTCTTTATTTAGCAACAAAATAcaaatggccatttttaactttcaaataatGATGATGAAGCCACACATCAAAGCATTCAAAGGGAAAAGGAGCACAAATATGAGTCTCAACAAAGGGATTGATTTGATTTTGAGCAGGGGATGTATATATAGTAGCAAGTTAAACTTGGTTGTTTTGCTTTGGGGGATTTGCGTGCAATTTTCACTGCTCAAGCTTGCTGCCGGCAACGTCCACCACAAATCTGTACCTAACATCATTTTTCTCCAACCTTTCCAGGGCCGCGTTGACGTAATCCATCTTCACAACTTCAATCGTGGATGTTAGCTCCCTTTCCTTGCAAAATTCAAGCATTTCTTCCGTCTCTTTTATGCTACCAACAAAGCTTCCCGTGATCGTTTTCCTTCCTGGATAAAACAGCTTTTCAGTTAGCTTTCAACCTATAAACCACCTAATTGATTCTTGATGAATGCAATGGCATAAAGTCAAGAAAGAAAACGCAACGATTAGTCGATTACCAACAATGCAAGAGAGACTTGAGAGAGAGACACAAAAGAATTAATTAGTCAGTATTTTGTTACAGCTGAGAATGCTGAATGTGAAGAAAGTAAACTGACCTAGCATAACCATTGGGCTGACAAATTGCAATGGAGTATTGATGACGCCCATCAGAATCAATTTACCATCCACCTTCAACAAAGACAGGTAAGGCTCGAGAGGGTGAAACACAGGGATTGTGTCAATGATGTAGTCTATCGAGTCGGCAAACTCTTGCATCCGGGCGCTGTCGGAGCTGACCACATACTCATCCGCACCAAGGTGCTCGATGGCCTCCTCTCTCTTTTTATTGGAAGAGCTTATGACCGTAACATGATGCCCCATGGCTTTTGCTATTTTTACTCCCATATGCCCCACTCCTCCCAGTCCAAGTATTGCTCCTCTTAATCCACTTTCCTTTAGGCCAAAATGGTTGAGTGGACTGTATACTGTCACCCCAGCACACAGCAGGGGTGCCGCTTGCTCTGCTGACATACCATCTGGTATTTTCACAACAAACCTGgaatatttttgaaatgtaTTGTTGATCATAAGTTTTTGCGTTCTTGAACACTACTGTCTCTTTGCTCGAGATTTTAGGGGAAGAACACGGAAGAGAAGATTTCACCACAAAcccttgtttcttttctttttttttttgggtgattgCAAAGCAGCAATGATGTACTATAACAAGTTTTAACACTTCCATTTCAGTTGTAATAATCTACAAGGAAACACAGAGATGAATTTTCGGATGGTTTGAAAGGACAAATATGCCCTTCACCCGAAGTCAGGAGTCAACGGCCTAACTTCTGGCCGCGTCAAGAAACGAATCGACCTACCAAAGACAATTATACATGCATGTGGACCATTCTTGAAAAAAAAGGTTGAGTTGATTGAAGATGGAGGCCTGGTGGATATCATATAATGAATTAAAAAACCAGGAAGGCAGATAGATAGATAAAGAGAAGAGAGGAATATTCGCTTACTGTTGATGAACAACCATGGCACCAGCAAAACCCCCCTGGGTTGGTCTGCCGTCGGTGTAGACATCATTGTAAGACCAAATCTTCTTGTTGCAGTACTGCTCTATGTCTGCTTTGCATGGGCGACAAGTCTTGCAGCATCCAACTATTACGCCAACTCCAACGCAATCTCCTACCCTGAATTTGGTGACCTCCGATCCCACCTCAACCACCTCACCAACTACTTCATGCCTTTTCCACAGTTGCAAATTCACAGTTGTAAGCCagatatcaaaagaagaaaaagaagaaggctATACTCCTCCTAAGCAATTCATCAGGTTACCCATAACTAACTATCAGAAGGCATTAATCCTTTCCTAATGTTGGATTTACTGGACTAACTGCGCTTTAATCTTTGTTCCAAGTTACACTCTACGGCTTTATCAGGGATAAACAATTGAAGCAAGATCCCAGTGGTGAGAGGAGAATTTCTACTCCCATGGGACTTTTACTATACGTGGAATAAACTCAAAACGCGAGGCCATTACCGCCTTCTCTCGACTACTGGAATGTGGTTGAAGGAAGTACACGAAAAAGTCCTTTCTATTATTAGGATGGCTCATATTGTTTGATCAATATTTGAGACtacaaaaaaggggaaaaaaaaaacgaagtAAAAGGGAAGTATACCCTGGAACCATGGGGTAATTGGACATGCCAAGGTCATTTTTGATTTGGTGAATATCCGTATGGCAAATCCCACAGCATATCACCCTGACATAAACATCTTCAGGGCCTGTGTTTCTGTTGATTGCATATTTTTTTCCAGACGGAAAATAATGTATCAGAAGCAAGaagattaaaacaaaaaaagagtaCAGAAAAATCGTGTAAGAGGATGGAGAGACTAGTAAAGAACCTGAGAGTGTAGGTGTAGGGTGAGAGAATCCCAGAAGGGTCTCTTGCTGCCCATCCAGTTGTTTCCTTCTCCACTTCCAAGCTCCCCATTTTCTGCATAAAAGTTTGTAAAAGGATAGCAGATTACTAGGACAGAACAGAGCAGAGGATGAGAGAGAATGAGTGGTGACTTTGTGCCGGCAATGGGGAGTTGGtgtttgtatatatatatatatatatagtgcaGAGAAGTAGAGAATGAGTGGTGATTTTGTGCTGGCAATAGGGACTTGgtctgtgtatatatatatatatatatatatatatatatatgaaatgaaGTATAAGCGACAGGGACGTTCCTTGGGGTGGGTTGGGTTGGTGATAGATTGTGGTATCAGTTTTCTTGTCATCGACAAATAAATCAGTAGTATATATATGTGTCCTGTCGAGTATTTGAGTAGAGGTTTCTGACACAGCATTAGCATGAGATTGGTAGGTAGGTAGTTCTCCTAATCAATTCTACTGCGGCCAATTTACAAACGACTTTCGAATTACTTTTATACGGTTTTTATGGGATGCTACTTGTAGAATTGTGAATCCAAGTTGATAGGAAGGAATTAGTAGTGATATCTTAGCTCACTTGCAAACTTGGAGATGGGTCAATATTGCCTAAAATGAAATTTGGGGATG
This portion of the Coffea arabica cultivar ET-39 chromosome 2e, Coffea Arabica ET-39 HiFi, whole genome shotgun sequence genome encodes:
- the LOC113731473 gene encoding cinnamyl alcohol dehydrogenase 1; its protein translation is MQKMGSLEVEKETTGWAARDPSGILSPYTYTLRNTGPEDVYVRVICCGICHTDIHQIKNDLGMSNYPMVPGHEVVGEVVEVGSEVTKFRVGDCVGVGVIVGCCKTCRPCKADIEQYCNKKIWSYNDVYTDGRPTQGGFAGAMVVHQQFVVKIPDGMSAEQAAPLLCAGVTVYSPLNHFGLKESGLRGAILGLGGVGHMGVKIAKAMGHHVTVISSSNKKREEAIEHLGADEYVVSSDSARMQEFADSIDYIIDTIPVFHPLEPYLSLLKVDGKLILMGVINTPLQFVSPMVMLGRKTITGSFVGSIKETEEMLEFCKERELTSTIEVVKMDYVNAALERLEKNDVRYRFVVDVAGSKLEQ